A window of the Thermoleophilia bacterium SCSIO 60948 genome harbors these coding sequences:
- a CDS encoding RNA-binding protein, with amino-acid sequence MRWIVDGMNVIGCRPDGWWRDRDAAMARLVVDLEEWAARNGAEVTVVFERAPRPRITSPLIEVANAPKPKRDAADEEILRRVRSDSDPASIRVVTSDHMLENLAYGMGATVEPSRSFRDRLGT; translated from the coding sequence GTGCGCTGGATCGTCGACGGAATGAACGTGATCGGCTGCCGGCCCGATGGCTGGTGGCGCGACCGCGACGCGGCGATGGCCCGACTCGTCGTCGATCTCGAGGAGTGGGCGGCGCGAAACGGCGCCGAGGTGACGGTCGTCTTCGAGCGCGCGCCACGCCCGCGGATCACATCCCCTTTGATCGAAGTCGCCAACGCGCCGAAGCCGAAGCGCGACGCGGCCGACGAGGAGATCCTGAGGCGGGTCCGCAGCGACTCGGACCCCGCCTCGATCCGGGTGGTGACCTCCGATCACATGCTTGAGAACCTCGCCTACGGAATGGGCGCGACGGTCGAGCCCTCGCGCTCGTTCCGTGATCGGCTCGGGACATGA
- a CDS encoding alpha/beta hydrolase has product MTSSPSIVLVHGAWADGSCWSDVIARLQADGYDVTAVQLPENSLADDAARVRHVLGRQSGPTILAGHSYGGQVITSLGSDAPNVVGLVYIAAFGLDEGESIGGLLEQGGPPSPALAHLEIDDLGFARVPEADFVGHFAGDIETARARVMYAVQQPLHTSTLADVMGEPAWRSLPSWFLVATEDEAIPPDAQRAFAQRMQADTTEVASGHCAMVSHPDETVERIVAAARSVTVT; this is encoded by the coding sequence GTGACCAGCTCACCCTCGATCGTCCTCGTCCACGGAGCCTGGGCCGACGGCTCCTGCTGGAGCGATGTCATCGCCCGCCTGCAGGCCGACGGCTACGACGTCACCGCGGTTCAGCTTCCGGAGAACTCGCTCGCCGATGACGCCGCGCGGGTCCGCCACGTCCTCGGACGCCAGAGCGGGCCGACGATCCTCGCCGGCCACTCCTACGGGGGTCAGGTCATCACCTCGCTCGGTTCGGACGCGCCGAACGTCGTCGGCCTCGTCTACATCGCCGCGTTCGGACTCGACGAGGGCGAATCGATCGGTGGACTCCTCGAGCAGGGTGGGCCGCCGAGCCCCGCGCTCGCCCACCTCGAGATCGACGACCTCGGGTTCGCGCGCGTGCCCGAAGCCGACTTCGTGGGCCACTTCGCAGGCGACATCGAGACGGCGCGCGCCAGGGTGATGTACGCGGTCCAGCAGCCCCTCCACACGTCGACCCTCGCCGACGTGATGGGCGAGCCCGCGTGGCGTTCGCTGCCGTCGTGGTTCCTCGTGGCGACGGAGGACGAGGCGATCCCGCCCGACGCTCAGCGGGCGTTCGCACAGCGGATGCAGGCCGACACGACGGAGGTCGCGAGCGGTCACTGCGCGATGGTCTCCCACCCCGACGAGACGGTGGAGCGCATCGTCGCGGCCGCGAGATCGGTGACCGTAACCTGA